The region GAGGTGAGTTTTAAACGATAGTAGAGTGGGAGAAGTACATAAGCGATAATAATGTAACCTATAAGATATCCCAATGTAATTTGCAGGTAGCCAAAATTATCTTTGCCGACAGCACCCGGTACACTCACAAATGTAACACCGGATAAAGAGGTGCCAATCATCCCGAAGGCAACCAGCATCCAATTACTGTTACGGTTTCCGATAAAAAAACTTTCATTATTACTTCCCTTTCCGGTTCTGTAAGAAACATAAAGTAGAATAGCGAAATAGGCGAAAACAATTAATAGCAGTATAACTGGAGACATTAATGAAATTTTAAATTTCACAAATGTAGTTTTTTTTGAATATACAGACGAAGAACTTTGAAATGAAATAAATAAATGCGCTGGAACTTCTTTTAAATCACTAAAAAATGAAATAATTTGAAAATGTTTATGATATTAATATAAAAATATATATTTTAGTGAAGCTTTATGGGGATAAACATTATATGTGAGTATTTATAATAATTAATATAGCAACCAATCTAAAATAAAATATTATGAAAAATTTAAAAAAACTTTCCAGAGAAAATCTGAGATTAGTTTCCGGAGGTTTGCGCAGCTGTATGGATGGCTGTGGGCCGGGTGAATGTTGTTCAAATGGGGCTTGCAGACGAGGACCTAATACAGGACCGAGACCATATCTCTG is a window of Elizabethkingia anophelis R26 DNA encoding:
- a CDS encoding bacteriocin-like protein, producing MKNLKKLSRENLRLVSGGLRSCMDGCGPGECCSNGACRRGPNTGPRPYLCDPPIIE